The Nematostella vectensis chromosome 11, jaNemVect1.1, whole genome shotgun sequence nucleotide sequence ACGTTTTGTAATCATACTGAACAGTACTGTCCTTCTTGCATCTAGAAAGACAAACAGCACATTAGCAGATGCAAGTAGTCTCTCATTGCTGATCAGGACGGACGACAAAATTATTCTTCCTTCTTGTGAGTCTTACAACCtcctaaaaaatatattgatatTGACCGTGGCCTGTTATACACTCTTTCTATGTTTTGGTTATATAAATCTCCTTAAAGCTCTAGTCACACGGTCATTGAAGGAAGGGCTGAATACAAGAGGCCTCCAGGGGGAAGACACCATGGAATGCTGCAACAGGAGGGCTCTTACACGAGGGTCGAGAGAAATGCTACAAGCGGATTGGTGCTATAGGGACAAACCTTCTCCGCCTAGTCCAGGGAGTTCACTGGTCTTCCCACTCCACTCATTAAGAGATCTACAGGGACCTCCCAAACATTTCCACTATAGTCATACAAAAAAAGCCGTGCCTATACTTACCCCCATGGGCGTGGCATACCCGGTATCTACCCTGCCCCGTGCCTATCCTTACCCCATGGACGTGGTATACCACACCCGTCCCTCTCTTACGCGGTACCTACTGTACCCCGTCCCCACCCTTACCTCACCCATGGGCGTGGCATACCCCAATCCGTCCCTTTCTTACCCGGTATCTACCCTGCCCCGTGCCTACCCTTACCCCATGGGCGTTGCATACCACACCCGTCCCTCTCTTACGCGGTACCTACTCTACCCCGTCCCCACCCTTACCTCACCCATGGGCGTGGCATACCCCAATCCGTCCCTTTCTTACCCGTTATTTACCCAGCCCCGTGCCTACCCTTACCCCATGGGCGTGGCATACCCCAACTCGTCCCTCTCTTACCCGGTAGTGATGATCTTGTGCTGGTTCTTGTATTTGGGGTCGGAGGTGGGCGTGGCCCAACAGTTGTCAATAAAGAGAGACAGCTGGGAGTCATTGGACTTGATGCTTGCGCGGATGTTAAGAAAAGCGTTCAGGTCCACCACATGTGGGAACTCAGTGATCTCATCTGACTCGGCATTGTCACCCTTCAGAAGACTCATCTCGTAGGTGAAGTTACCGAGACCAGCTGGAATACAAAGTGTCGACGTAGGGTTAATAGACTGTTTTgactaggggggggggggggttctatTGCAATGCCAGCGAGTTCTTGCGACAACGATGTTTGGAATTTCCCTTGGGCCACAGTTAATGTTAAAACGCTATGACTCATTTGTGgagtattattttttttggggggggagtCATTCATACCGTCCAAAAAACTTTTACAGGAAAAGACCGCTTTTCTGCAGCCACCTCGCTCTATGCGCCATGTGAACTCATGATGTAGCCTGTTGAATTTTCGAGACACCACCAATATGATAAcagtcccctcccccttgatGGGACTTTTGACCACGCCCTGATTTACCTGATTTACATGCATAGACGAAACACCACAAATGGTATAACAGACCCCCTACCCCTGAGGACACCTTTAACCACACCCTGATTTATTACTTACATGCGGAGGAGTAGACAACCTTCTTCCTCGGGGAGAAAGACACCACAGACAGGATAGCAGACCTCTCGTAAGTACACTGGACCGGGAATTCGGCTTGGAAGTCACGGGAGATCTTGGCGTTGTTCGTCTTGGCCGTGGTCTCGGCTCGGATGGCGTTCATGTATTTAATGTGAGTCTTGGTGGTGTTGTGAGTCGTGCCACAGCCGTCAAGAGGTGACCTAAGGAAACACAAGAAAAGTCGAGTCTTGTAACCATATTGCGAACTCTAGCGCTCGAATTGTCAGCGAGCAGACTGTGTTTTAAGGCTACATAAACATAAAACTTCAATTCAATTTCTCTCGCATTTACCACACTTGCATCCAATAAGGTGTTTGGCGGAAATAGTCACATACGCATTTTGAAGATGACAGACGGGTTTTTGGCCATAGGCAAGCTTTTGGCGGGAAGCTATGCACACATCACGTGTTTTGTAGTTTTTGGAGGGAACTCTCACCTAAAGTAAGCAAACTGTCCGTCGTTCTTGTAAACCTGGCAGTTGGTGTCCTTCAGTGTGAGCGTGTCGAGCTGTAGTCCACTGTGCTCCTTGATGTCGAGTTTGATCTGAATCTCCTGGGCAGTGCAAGTCACAAACAGTCCTACAAGAGAGAAATGACGTCACGTCACATACAGTCCTACAAGAAGAAATGACGTCACCTCAGGTGCAGTCCTACAGGAAATGACGTCACGCCACATACAGTCCTACAAGAAGAAATGACGTCACGTCACATACAGTCCTACAAAAAACATGACGTCACGTCACATACAGTCCTACAAAAAACATGACGTCACGTCACGTACAGTCCTACAAGAGAGAAATGGCGTTATATCTTTGCTATATCTAAAGGCAAATTACTCTTTCGAAGGTGTATAGACCATGGCAAATGGCTCTTTCTAAAGCGTCTGTGGGcaagttgttatttttttgctgaGAGTTGAGGTTTTTGAAAAAATTCACGGCAACGTCCTTAGGATAGAACAGTCTAAATATTCTAAACGCGCTATTGTTTTTCACACCCCACATATGATTGTCCTTCCTTGACATCAAATTCCATTTATGTCCCCAGTGATAGTGTTTTGAAATACGCTAGTAGCGTCGTATATTTATATCTATACGATTAACTAAAAACATCAAAAAGGGTCGAAATTCAAACGATGATATGTTACAGGACATAGACGGATAAAGTAATCCTCATGACTGTTGAAACCAATCACATACAAGAGAATAGACGATAAAGTAATCCTCATGACTGTTGAAACCAATCACATACAAGAGAATAGACGATAAAGTAATCCTCATGACTGTTGAAACCAATCACATACAAGAGAATAGACGATAAAGTAATCCTTATGACTGTTGAAACCAATCACATACAAGAGAATAGAGAAAACCCAGAACCACAGTACCTTTGGCCTCTGGTCTTGTGGTTGGCGCCTCCGTGGGCCCTGCAGTCGTCTCAACAGGGGCTGCCGTGGTAGCTTCTGGGGCTGCCGTGGTAGCTTCTGGGGCTGCCGTGGTAGCTTCTGGGGCTGCCGTGGTTGCGTCTGGAGCTGCCGTGGTTGCGTCTGGGGCTGCAGTCGTCTCCATTGGGGCTGCCGTCATGTTGCCCGCAGGAACTGCAGTGGTTTCTGCAGGAGCTGCCGTGGTACCTTCTGGGGCGGCAGTTGCAGCAtctaaaaatatgaaaaacgttttttttttaaagttaaaaAGCTATAGGGACATCAGGTTCTCGGTTTCTTCTTTATAAATTAAAGAACGTCGATCAACTTctcctttattattgtttatgatTGAAATTACAACGGTTTATTTTCCAGAAaagttcaaaataaccatatccacgattgaagtctgatactttattaatgatatttgTTTGACAGTCTTTcagttactcgcttgaattagccgatggaaatggatgcctAGTGTAACTCGGCATAGAGCGGGAGCagaaaatggcggcgtgattggcctatATTCTATCGATATCTGGGTTGCACGAAAAATCAGCAATCAAAACAGAGAGCACGAAAAGTAACAGGAACGgaataaaaaaggttttattCTCTAGGACCTAAGTGTCGCGGCCATTGAaagagaggggggaggggaggggggatctTCGGTCCTGCTTGTCCGTAACGCTAGTTTCCCGCGCAGTCGTCCTTTGTGCTGGTCACGCTTCCCTTCCAGGCTGCTCTGGGGACTAGCGTTACGCCCTCAGTCCCGTAGCCTCactcgcaggcgtttttaaGCAGGCGTCGCTCGCTCGGAGAGGGTGAACGAACTGCCTAAAAACGCCGGCTAGGGAGGCTTTCAGTTCCGAGGATGGATCCATCCATGCGCAGCCGGTTAAACGGGATAAAGAGCCTGAAGTGAGGCTAAATATCTATGTATATAGCTCCAGATAAAACAGTTAACTTTGCGTATGCTCAATTTCCGAAGTTTGAAATGTCAACATGAATTTATGagttaaataaatattattttcatgcATCTCTTGATCTTGTGATCAGTCAAATTTCTTTTGACATATTTGACCACTTAAGGGCTGAATATTTTAGTCAGCCACGGAAAAAAGATTTCCATACTTATTAGACTTAATTAAAAGCAATTTAACCTTACGAAGACAGTTTGGCGTTTTCACGAGGTTTGTCGTTGCTATCTGGAAGGCCAACGGTTACTCGCCGCCACTAAAACGCGGGGGTTGATTTTTCTTAATAGAAGTAAATATACTTGCCACACCAAAATAACTCCGATATAGTTCAATTCATTTGAACCCTCAGGGGAGGTCAATGCAGCTCTTACGGTGATAATTGAATTCTTTTAGGACAAAATATCATACATGAATCAAAGCGACTTTTAAATGAAAGAATATTTCACTTGTAATATTTCTTAAGTAAAATATTCGGATCCGAATATTCGGTGCTTTGTTTAATGAGGTCAAACCGACGCTTGGTGTGTTTAAGGAGCACTAAATAAGATGAAAATGCATACTTAGTATGCCAGGTCCTGTATTGGTATGCAGAAAATTTAAGTTTCGCATTAACGAGGTCGAGTCTCAAAGTAATGCACTACCTTTTTATCGCTTCTGTTTAATTTGTCCGTGATAAACAGGTGCTCGACTACGCGTTCCCTTTGTCAAAGTCGTTTCGATAACACACGAATATTAACATTCCTGTTTGTGATGAATACTGTTAGCATCACTAAGTTGTAAGCCCAGGAGTATAAATGAATTTTAATTCCAATGCCAAGTGAACCGATAAAACAACCTTCAATGAAAAGATTTTAATcaattcaattattttattataggTGTGAATTTGCTTTCATAAATTGTCGTGCTGGTTTTATCGGGATTAGCGTGATTAGTTGCGTGGGCTTCTGCAACTTGCCGACACCCCTTCAGAGGTTTAACGCTCAAATATGTCTATTCCCCCTTTGTGTATAATTTCCTGAAAGGCAAACCCTTGTAGAAAGCGGAGCTTAGCGGGCGATACTGCTAGCTGGGCAACGCTTTGTCTGTTGTCTCTTAGATCGATATTAACGTCTAGAAAATGGACAAAGGAATTGCGTTTTCCTAAGAGCGATGTCGCAAAATTTGGTAATATCTATCAGAGTTAATCAGTGGTTTGAAATCATACAAAAAAGATAGGTCGATTTTGTAGAGAATTCTTAAATGCGGTCACGGAGAGTGACATGTTTTCAATTCTCCAGCCACATGATTCCATACTAATTTGAGTAGATTCCCTACTAATATGAGTAATAAACCATCACAGCAGCAATTAAAAAGTCCCCGAAGGAAAATAAAAGCATTATATGCTACAATGCTGTGCTACTAAGTGAAGCGCAAAGTATCCCACACTCAAGTAGGAGCAAAATCCGCGGTATTTCATTGCGTGAAATAGAAATGCCTTAACCCTGTTGACAGACGCTGATTGCTAAATAAAGATCTTCCCTCGATGCAGGGgatagacaaaaaaaaaaaaaacacgccaCAGTCTTCAGACGCCGACTGTTTCTTTAGCTTAACCCAAACACTCAGTCCTCCTTGGGGTTAGCCCTGATAAAACCTTAATTAAAACCCGGCTCGAAATCTGCACGACACATGGTCTTCTAGGGATGCCGGCGTTTCTAAAGGTGACTCTAGATTCGCTTCCCTAAGCATAATATCACTGATTTAAGGTTCCTAAGTCGAGTATTTAGTAAATGCTTAGCTCGACGTCTCATTAGGGGTTAAGAGTAGTCGCAGGAGTCGCGTTCTTCTTGAACATTTTTGTAAAGGAATGACGAGTTCAAAAGGTTTTCTAATAATAAGAATCTAGCGTGACTAGAGTAGTTCTGGCGAGGCATGAAGAGTAACAAGATAATTCCTTAGCCACTTCTGGACtcactaaataaataaatatataccTAAAAAGAGCAACCGATATTGCTGTAAAATGAACACCGATCACGCTTATTTCTCAGACATGCCggaaaaaaataccaaacTCAATTAAAGACCTTATGTGCAGGATGGCCTGGGTATGTATCAAATGGTGTTTTCTTACCTTGGGCTTCCGCGAGGCCTAGAGCCAACGCAACGCATAGTAAAACTGCTATTTTAGCCATTCTAGAGACAGAGTTAATGGAATAAACTCCTGGGAATCTCAGCTAGCTCACACAGAAGACCGGGCGAGTACAGGTAACAGACCTCTTTGCGGCGGAGCGCACTACTCTTGATATGCCAGAGGGAATAAGCCCACTATTTGCATACAGATTATAAAGTCTAGCCAATCAGACGGAGGTGATTCTTGACCCGCTTTGTGGCGTGTCATGAGGTTCACTGGGTTGGAACACTGTCCTTTCCCGATGATGGTTGGTTTGACAATGCGAGGCATAGACCGTGGGATTTATGTTAACGTTGTGTTTTGCTCAAATACAAGGGAGCTTTCATAGAGGCAAGTAAAGGCTTGCTAGATAAAGTATTGTGCAATGGTGCAATTACTTGATTGCATTCAAGGTGTCATATGCCTATCTTATATCTTCACTTTGTTTGTAAAAAAGGGACTATTTGGAAAGAAagtgaaatgaaaaaaaaaaaatggaatgtTCTCGTTCAAAAAGCTTTAAAGTCCTGTGGAGGTGTTATACCAGAGGGTACATGATCCTCTCATCCGCATGTTTTCGCAGCTTGTAAAACGATATTTGAGGGATTTTTTCAGGcattcaaattaaaaaaaaaatcgtgcaCTTCACTGTCTGCATGTCATCAGACGTAAAAACAGACACGATAAGTGTGCCATCTGGCCATGTCTTGGTGACATCACGAGTTTTCAGCATTTGACAGGCTGCTAAATACCCTTTCCTACTAACACTGGAAAAACCATTATATAATCGAAGACTGACCACAAATCCTCCCCCGATAGTCCATACCCGACCTAAATCTACAAACAAACACTTTTAAGGTCCCGTTATAGGTTATCTCTTTTGGGAATATTAGGGCCGTTTTGTACTTGTCTAAAATTCATAAAGATTATCTCGACCCTAAGGGCAGACCCCAGGCCCTGACGTTAACCAGGTACTTCAATAGATCCGATGATTAAAATTCCTCTAAGATCGCCAACGTGGCAACTTATTCACTCTTCTACCCTTACGATTATTTAGCCTTTTTTTGAGACGTGGACTGTTGGATTGCTCTAAAACAGGGCTACCTTACTAACTACAGATACAAAATaggtaaaatgtttttttatctgtATCTTCAACTTGAACAACTACCATTTGTTTGAAACACAAAAGAATCACTTTTAAAAATCGTCAACC carries:
- the LOC5514716 gene encoding ZP domain-containing protein, which codes for MAKIAVLLCVALALGLAEAQDAATAAPEGTTAAPAETTAVPAGNMTAAPMETTAAPDATTAAPDATTAAPEATTAAPEATTAAPEATTAAPVETTAGPTEAPTTRPEAKGLFVTCTAQEIQIKLDIKEHSGLQLDTLTLKDTNCQVYKNDGQFAYFRSPLDGCGTTHNTTKTHIKYMNAIRAETTAKTNNAKISRDFQAEFPVQCTYERSAILSVVSFSPRKKVVYSSASGLGNFTYEMSLLKGDNAESDEITEFPHVVDLNAFLNIRASIKSNDSQLSLFIDNCWATPTSDPKYKNQHKIITTGCKKDSTVQYDYKTSKPIQFFRMRSFRFLSENSDNIHIHCEVEACRADDKDSNCAKGCQPSSRKRRSLYSDASSTLLTIGSVKVVSDANAAQSTNANASGLTTVSIVAGVLAVLVIGLVAALVIIHRRRQQAVNRPVAFKRVQGDTEDLLI